The proteins below come from a single Fodinicola acaciae genomic window:
- a CDS encoding glycoside hydrolase domain-containing protein produces MFLGLDRPRFPGLAILRSLRTCTPVSFVALPLAGEWLAAAPALRELGWGLAPLYRGETSNGAADALAAARLARAAGLASTSVIYLDIRGTYVDYVAAWTDELRDNTAYWPGLRCSHPLLARQFGELPIWMRNAATAGRAAVDPSAFVPPSPAGSGFSAALAWQYRESNPGPLDLVWQDNETVRLPRVGLVSSVVRDPSELSLTQPKDGGSVAVRQR; encoded by the coding sequence ATGTTTCTCGGACTGGATCGACCGCGGTTTCCCGGCCTCGCCATCCTGCGGTCGCTGCGCACCTGCACGCCGGTCAGCTTCGTGGCACTGCCGCTGGCCGGCGAATGGCTCGCGGCGGCGCCTGCCCTGCGCGAGCTCGGCTGGGGTCTCGCACCGCTCTATCGTGGCGAGACCTCCAACGGCGCCGCCGACGCACTGGCCGCCGCGCGGCTCGCACGCGCTGCCGGACTCGCGTCGACTTCGGTGATATATCTGGATATTCGCGGCACGTACGTCGACTATGTCGCCGCTTGGACGGACGAATTGCGCGACAACACGGCATACTGGCCGGGTCTGCGATGCTCGCATCCGTTGCTCGCCAGACAGTTCGGTGAGTTGCCGATCTGGATGCGCAATGCCGCGACGGCCGGCCGCGCCGCTGTCGATCCGTCCGCATTTGTGCCGCCTTCGCCTGCGGGTTCCGGCTTCTCGGCCGCGCTTGCCTGGCAATATCGCGAAAGCAACCCCGGCCCGCTCGACCTGGTGTGGCAGGACAACGAAACCGTCCGGCTGCCGCGTGTCGGCCTGGTCTCCTCGGTCGTACGCGATCCATCCGAGCTCAGCCTGACTCAGCCAAAAGACGGAGGCAGTGTGGCCGTACGACAGAGGTGA
- a CDS encoding DUF3152 domain-containing protein, with translation MPRRLDSAQRPYASRVARRRAQRRRRRAIALSLLSVAGVLTAIGTFRPSPDASEQVTAASAAPSSSVRQRRNASRGGAAPRPTVAYPVQGPSTFTVAPGNSDVLGTAGTRLRFRVAVENGISGLEPAAFANDVTTVLGSAGSWIGTRKWRLQRVGPGAAYDFTIYLVTPATRDKLCQDGYDRFTSCRMGDKVVINVARWVHGVPNYGAPLRTYRFYAVNHEVGHRLGHNHELCPGAGRPAPVMQQQSLGLHGCVANPWPLVDGEAYHGPLGAYQDPIPSG, from the coding sequence ATGCCGAGACGACTGGACAGCGCCCAGCGGCCGTACGCGAGCAGGGTCGCGCGGCGGCGCGCGCAACGCCGTAGGCGCCGCGCCATCGCGTTGTCGCTGCTGTCGGTCGCCGGCGTCCTGACGGCAATCGGGACATTCCGGCCGTCGCCGGATGCGTCGGAGCAGGTCACGGCCGCGAGTGCGGCGCCGTCGTCGAGCGTACGGCAGCGGCGGAACGCGTCTCGTGGTGGCGCCGCACCGCGTCCAACGGTCGCGTATCCGGTGCAGGGGCCGAGCACGTTCACCGTCGCGCCCGGCAACAGCGACGTACTCGGCACGGCCGGCACGCGGCTGCGGTTTCGGGTGGCGGTCGAAAACGGCATATCGGGCCTGGAACCGGCCGCTTTCGCCAACGACGTGACGACGGTGCTTGGCTCGGCCGGCAGCTGGATCGGCACGCGCAAGTGGCGTCTCCAGCGTGTCGGTCCGGGGGCGGCGTACGACTTCACCATCTATCTGGTGACGCCGGCGACGCGCGACAAACTGTGCCAGGACGGATATGACCGCTTCACCTCGTGCCGGATGGGGGACAAGGTGGTCATCAACGTCGCGCGCTGGGTCCACGGCGTGCCCAATTATGGCGCTCCGTTGCGGACGTACCGGTTTTACGCGGTCAACCACGAGGTCGGCCACCGGCTCGGCCACAACCACGAGCTCTGTCCCGGCGCTGGCCGGCCAGCGCCGGTCATGCAGCAGCAGTCGCTCGGCCTGCATGGCTGCGTCGCCAACCCGTGGCCGCTGGTCGATGGCGAGGCGTATCACGGGCCGCTGGGTGCGTACCAGGATCCGATCCCGTCCGGCTGA
- a CDS encoding response regulator: MTIRVLVVDDQTLVRTGFRMILEAQPDIEIVGEAGDGVEAVELSQRHQPDVVLMDIRMPRMDGVAATKAITAAQADARVLVLTTFDLDEYVYDALLAGASGFLLKDVGRDDLVAAVRVVAAGEALLAPSITRRLLTDFVGSRASRPDATAAPEVLTAREFDTLTLLAQGLSNPQIAERLVVSEHTVKTHVSNVFHKLGLRDRVHAVIYAYERGIVKPTGS, encoded by the coding sequence ATGACGATCCGTGTGCTGGTCGTGGACGACCAGACCCTGGTGCGCACCGGATTCCGGATGATCCTGGAGGCGCAGCCGGACATCGAGATCGTCGGCGAGGCCGGCGACGGCGTCGAGGCGGTCGAGCTTTCGCAGCGCCACCAACCAGATGTGGTGCTGATGGACATCAGGATGCCGCGAATGGACGGCGTCGCGGCCACGAAAGCGATCACCGCGGCACAGGCGGATGCGCGCGTACTCGTGCTGACGACGTTCGATCTCGACGAATACGTTTATGACGCGTTGTTGGCCGGTGCCAGCGGCTTCCTGCTGAAGGACGTCGGCCGCGACGACCTGGTCGCGGCCGTACGCGTCGTGGCCGCCGGCGAGGCGTTGCTGGCGCCGTCGATCACCCGGCGGCTGCTCACCGATTTCGTCGGCAGTCGCGCGTCCCGGCCGGACGCGACCGCGGCCCCGGAGGTGTTGACCGCGCGCGAATTCGACACGCTGACCCTGCTCGCGCAAGGCCTGTCCAACCCGCAGATCGCCGAGCGGCTGGTGGTCAGCGAGCACACGGTGAAGACGCATGTCAGCAACGTGTTCCACAAGCTCGGCCTGCGCGACCGCGTGCACGCGGTGATCTACGCGTACGAGCGCGGCATCGTCAAACCGACTGGTTCATGA
- a CDS encoding winged helix-turn-helix transcriptional regulator, whose amino-acid sequence MTAPLLRTLDLLGDQWILLILQSIFLRVRRYDDIQRRLGISPTALSGRLSDAVEAGVLVRVPYQSSNRTRHEYRLTSRGLDLWQLLTAIWTWERDWMSPRGLPDLLHRPCGEVTSAPLGCADCGQPVRLTEVAFQQRQPLMLTGQAQRRFRRTDSSRFAADPLLFFPTTMEMLGDRWSVGLLSVAFFGGRHFSEFERALGIAPSVLSGRLARLVELGIMRTTIGTTRTDARAYHLTAKGRAFFPTLVFIADWTLTQHPAIEPTVLITHTPCGSTLAPCLLCSSCGHVLTRTTVRIQPRD is encoded by the coding sequence GTGACCGCGCCATTGTTGCGTACCCTGGACCTTCTCGGCGACCAGTGGATTTTGCTGATCCTGCAGAGCATTTTCCTGCGCGTCCGGCGATATGACGACATCCAGCGCCGGCTCGGGATTTCGCCGACCGCGCTGTCCGGCCGGCTGTCCGACGCGGTCGAGGCCGGCGTACTGGTCAGGGTGCCCTACCAGAGCAGCAACCGGACGCGGCACGAATACCGGCTGACCAGCCGCGGTTTGGATCTGTGGCAGCTGTTGACGGCGATCTGGACCTGGGAACGCGACTGGATGAGTCCGCGCGGCCTGCCGGATCTGCTGCACCGGCCGTGCGGCGAGGTCACCTCCGCGCCGCTCGGCTGCGCGGACTGTGGTCAGCCGGTGCGGCTCACCGAAGTCGCTTTTCAACAGCGTCAGCCGCTGATGCTGACCGGCCAGGCACAACGGCGGTTTCGACGTACGGACAGCAGCCGCTTCGCCGCCGATCCACTGCTGTTTTTCCCCACCACGATGGAAATGCTTGGTGACCGGTGGTCGGTCGGCCTGCTGAGTGTCGCGTTTTTCGGCGGCCGGCATTTCTCCGAGTTCGAGCGCGCGCTGGGAATTGCTCCGAGCGTGTTGTCCGGTCGGCTGGCGCGGCTCGTGGAGCTCGGCATCATGCGTACGACCATCGGCACCACGCGCACTGACGCGCGGGCGTATCACCTGACGGCGAAAGGTCGCGCGTTTTTTCCCACGCTGGTGTTCATCGCCGACTGGACGCTCACGCAGCATCCGGCGATCGAGCCGACCGTGCTGATCACCCACACACCGTGCGGCAGCACTCTGGCGCCTTGCCTGCTGTGCTCGTCGTGCGGCCACGTGCTCACGAGGACGACGGTCCGGATCCAACCGCGAGATTGA
- a CDS encoding helix-turn-helix domain-containing protein, producing the protein MLGCAEGKWRRRFLADRLEGLVDEPRPRGPRRITDEQIEQVVVATLERAPADATHWSRAWMAAESGLSRSTVGRIWKTFGTASPPCSPHGT; encoded by the coding sequence GTGTTGGGTTGTGCTGAGGGTAAGTGGCGGCGCAGGTTCCTGGCCGATCGATTGGAGGGCTTGGTCGATGAGCCGCGCCCGAGAGGTCCTCGCAGGATTACCGACGAGCAGATCGAGCAGGTCGTAGTCGCCACTTTGGAACGCGCGCCGGCCGACGCCACGCACTGGTCACGCGCCTGGATGGCTGCTGAGTCGGGGCTGTCGCGCTCGACGGTGGGCAGGATTTGGAAGACCTTCGGCACGGCATCACCACCTTGTTCGCCGCATGGGACGTGA
- a CDS encoding CPBP family intramembrane glutamic endopeptidase has product MKRFGWLLVAAIFVVCVVILPSTGHGVVSSSADSGVGGRPLWMLLVPVLAGTAVALVIPLRTPAVAEPRSVARTWLLVGLAVLFPLLVGIGSLGDSILYLALKVLMFVVVPVVAFRFIRDDVRQPRIVPRTRWQWLAPVPAIAVWASLAYATPLAPAVPTLKDYPDPAYVAVAAVSTFLTASVGEEIFYRYFLQTHLEAVAGRSTGIAVAALLFALMHVPTHGSGPAWVIVATAVALQGVTGVFLGVLWSRYRNLWANIVVHAMLNGVGVVLYFVSLG; this is encoded by the coding sequence GTGAAAAGATTCGGCTGGCTGCTGGTCGCGGCGATCTTTGTGGTGTGCGTTGTCATTTTGCCGTCGACCGGCCACGGTGTGGTGAGCTCGTCGGCGGACAGCGGCGTCGGTGGTCGTCCACTGTGGATGCTGCTGGTGCCGGTGTTGGCCGGCACCGCGGTGGCTCTGGTGATTCCGTTGCGTACGCCTGCCGTCGCCGAACCGCGTTCGGTGGCGCGCACGTGGTTGCTCGTCGGGCTCGCCGTGCTTTTTCCTTTGTTGGTCGGGATCGGCTCGCTTGGCGACAGCATTCTCTATCTGGCGCTGAAAGTGCTGATGTTCGTCGTCGTACCGGTGGTGGCGTTCCGGTTCATCCGCGACGACGTCCGGCAGCCGCGGATCGTCCCGCGTACGCGCTGGCAGTGGCTCGCCCCGGTGCCGGCGATCGCGGTCTGGGCCAGCCTGGCGTACGCGACGCCGTTGGCGCCGGCGGTGCCGACGCTCAAGGACTACCCGGATCCGGCGTACGTCGCCGTCGCCGCGGTGTCGACCTTCCTCACCGCGAGCGTCGGCGAGGAGATCTTCTATCGCTATTTCCTGCAGACTCACCTGGAGGCGGTGGCCGGCCGGTCGACCGGGATCGCCGTCGCGGCGCTGCTTTTCGCGCTGATGCACGTGCCGACGCATGGCAGTGGTCCGGCCTGGGTCATCGTGGCGACGGCGGTCGCGCTGCAGGGGGTCACAGGTGTGTTTCTGGGCGTGTTGTGGTCGCGTTATCGCAACCTGTGGGCCAACATCGTCGTCCACGCGATGCTGAACGGGGTCGGCGTGGTGCTGTACTTCGTCTCGCTCGGCTGA
- a CDS encoding CbtA family protein, translating to MRMLLIRGMLAGLAAGVLALVFGRIFGEPSVNSAISFESAMAAATGEHEEPELVSRAVQSTLGLATGVLVYALVFGGLFALAFAIAYGRIGRMSPRVTSVVIALVGFLVTFVVPFLKYPGNPPAVGNPDTIGQRTVTYFTMVVLSIALAVAAAYVGRRLVPRLGAWNATLVGAAVFVVAATIVAILLPAVDEVPPGFPAAVLWNFRLASIGTQLVMWTTIGLVFGALVQRPLTEGAVATAE from the coding sequence ATGAGGATGCTGCTGATCCGCGGCATGCTGGCCGGCCTTGCCGCCGGCGTGCTCGCGTTGGTTTTCGGGCGGATTTTCGGTGAGCCATCGGTGAACAGCGCGATCTCGTTCGAGTCGGCGATGGCCGCCGCGACCGGCGAGCACGAGGAACCTGAGCTGGTCAGCCGCGCGGTGCAGAGCACCCTCGGACTGGCGACGGGTGTGCTCGTCTACGCGCTGGTCTTCGGTGGACTTTTCGCGCTGGCGTTTGCCATCGCGTACGGCCGGATCGGTCGGATGAGTCCGCGGGTGACCTCGGTCGTCATCGCGCTGGTCGGATTTCTGGTCACCTTCGTGGTGCCCTTCCTGAAGTATCCCGGAAATCCGCCGGCGGTTGGCAATCCCGACACGATCGGCCAGCGTACGGTCACGTATTTCACCATGGTCGTGCTGTCGATCGCGTTGGCGGTGGCCGCCGCGTACGTCGGCCGCCGGTTGGTGCCACGTCTCGGAGCGTGGAACGCGACACTGGTCGGTGCGGCGGTTTTCGTTGTCGCCGCGACGATCGTGGCGATCCTGCTGCCGGCGGTCGACGAGGTGCCGCCGGGTTTTCCGGCCGCGGTGCTGTGGAACTTCCGGCTCGCCTCGATCGGCACGCAGCTGGTGATGTGGACGACCATCGGCCTGGTGTTCGGCGCGCTGGTCCAGCGGCCGCTGACCGAAGGAGCGGTCGCGACGGCGGAATAG
- a CDS encoding SHOCT domain-containing protein — translation MLANLTAVAAHVTPFADHPWGPPFGGFWPIFPLTWLLVWAAVITTIVLVLRRRGRAFGAATATRTAESVLADRYARGEIDDEEYRRRLEILRAKPEK, via the coding sequence ATGCTTGCCAACCTGACCGCCGTCGCGGCTCACGTCACTCCGTTCGCCGACCACCCCTGGGGTCCGCCATTCGGCGGTTTCTGGCCGATTTTTCCGCTGACCTGGCTGCTGGTGTGGGCCGCCGTCATCACCACGATCGTGCTCGTGCTGCGTCGCCGCGGCCGGGCGTTCGGTGCGGCGACCGCGACCCGTACGGCCGAGTCGGTGCTCGCCGACCGTTACGCACGCGGCGAGATCGACGATGAGGAATATCGCCGGCGGCTGGAGATCCTGCGCGCCAAACCAGAAAAATAG
- a CDS encoding HNH endonuclease signature motif containing protein — MTTPSFQLAGDPSLLSGKEEFAAALRYAEQAVRTAKAALLAVVKAADDQTIATKFGHADTAAFLEDFLKFSPTEASRCVQRARTFCGSRALATGEKLAPQLEYAGEAMRRGELADSQLDAIRTIISKLPRRIGIQERRFAEKTLVDAASQLRARELHQLGNRVHGHLDPDGTQPSEEENATPRRELYLRTGTDGRLAFRGSFDAETGSLMQEILSPLAKPRTDDKGKTKDRRSTAERNGDALADALNLIADSEKLPIQGRERPHLTITLSWDMLRDKLGQVRAYENTVLSPEAARRLACDCDITPLVLGTQSEALDVGRTERLVTDELRKALIARDRGCAMIGCTRPVRWTRAHHVRHWADGGETSIDNCVLLCEFHHRQIHHGDWQVRIVDGVPEFIPPQYVDFEQKPLRNTYHLFN; from the coding sequence ATGACCACTCCTTCGTTTCAGCTGGCGGGTGATCCGTCGTTGCTGTCCGGCAAGGAGGAGTTCGCGGCCGCGTTGCGGTATGCGGAGCAGGCGGTGCGTACGGCCAAAGCCGCGCTTCTGGCGGTGGTGAAAGCCGCCGATGACCAGACGATCGCGACGAAGTTCGGGCACGCCGACACGGCCGCGTTCCTGGAGGATTTCCTGAAGTTCTCCCCCACCGAGGCCAGCCGATGCGTGCAGCGCGCACGGACATTCTGCGGCAGCCGCGCGTTGGCCACCGGTGAGAAGCTGGCGCCGCAGTTGGAATACGCCGGCGAAGCGATGCGCCGTGGCGAGCTTGCCGATTCGCAGTTGGATGCGATCCGGACGATTATCAGCAAGTTGCCGCGTCGGATCGGTATCCAGGAGCGGCGGTTCGCCGAGAAAACGTTGGTCGACGCGGCGTCGCAGTTGCGTGCGCGTGAGTTGCACCAGCTCGGCAACCGCGTCCACGGCCACCTCGACCCCGACGGAACGCAGCCCTCGGAAGAAGAAAACGCCACGCCACGCCGCGAGCTGTATTTGCGCACCGGGACCGATGGTCGGCTCGCCTTCCGCGGCAGCTTCGATGCCGAGACCGGCAGCCTGATGCAGGAAATCCTGTCCCCGCTGGCCAAGCCACGCACCGACGACAAAGGCAAAACCAAAGACCGCCGCTCAACCGCCGAACGCAACGGCGACGCGTTGGCCGATGCGCTGAACCTGATCGCGGACAGTGAGAAGCTGCCGATCCAGGGCCGCGAGCGCCCGCACCTGACGATCACCTTGTCCTGGGACATGCTCAGAGACAAGCTCGGGCAGGTCCGCGCGTACGAAAACACCGTCCTCAGCCCCGAAGCCGCCCGCCGGCTAGCGTGCGACTGCGACATCACTCCCCTGGTGCTCGGCACCCAAAGCGAAGCATTGGACGTCGGCCGCACCGAACGGCTGGTGACCGATGAGTTGCGCAAAGCGTTGATCGCGCGTGACCGTGGCTGCGCGATGATCGGCTGCACCCGGCCCGTACGCTGGACGCGGGCTCACCACGTGCGGCACTGGGCCGACGGAGGTGAGACCTCCATCGACAATTGCGTGCTGCTGTGCGAATTTCACCACCGGCAGATCCACCACGGCGACTGGCAAGTCCGCATCGTCGACGGCGTGCCGGAATTCATTCCACCGCAGTACGTGGACTTCGAGCAAAAGCCGCTACGAAATACCTACCACCTGTTCAACTGA
- a CDS encoding DUF3995 domain-containing protein: MEITGLRRFAAYAAAALALVYVAYKVWFAIDGRLGIPGGPPMYGQVALPQLGNASLGLLAATLAVATVSGWGRRIPRWLLAPACWLTAVMFCLGIVAVGMQLAGRPVTILSVLDIVVVVGLGTSFAATAVFYDGVRWPLVGWIAIAWTVGYGGLKLSWALGGDFLLAQAPLTGELRQMALEHQPGFALFGFWATVLLALVGIAVIVAVSYPAIHHLPRWMLAGCASVATSILLLRGILGAVSDVAHFGLVADPLEMSLLRWDFALWTPYFLVWGVLWALILRRSLMSAP; the protein is encoded by the coding sequence ATGGAGATCACCGGACTGCGGCGGTTTGCCGCATACGCGGCAGCCGCATTGGCTTTGGTTTACGTGGCGTACAAAGTGTGGTTTGCCATCGACGGCAGGCTCGGCATACCTGGTGGTCCGCCGATGTATGGACAGGTCGCGTTGCCACAGCTGGGAAACGCATCGCTCGGACTGCTGGCCGCCACACTCGCGGTCGCCACCGTCAGCGGCTGGGGCCGCCGCATTCCTCGATGGCTCCTCGCGCCGGCCTGCTGGCTTACCGCCGTCATGTTCTGCCTCGGCATCGTCGCGGTCGGCATGCAGCTCGCCGGTCGCCCGGTCACCATCCTCAGTGTCCTCGATATCGTGGTCGTAGTTGGCCTCGGCACAAGTTTTGCTGCTACCGCGGTGTTTTACGACGGCGTCCGATGGCCGTTAGTCGGTTGGATCGCGATTGCGTGGACAGTCGGTTATGGCGGGCTGAAGCTGTCGTGGGCTCTTGGTGGCGACTTCCTGCTCGCGCAGGCGCCGTTGACCGGTGAGCTGCGTCAGATGGCGCTGGAACATCAGCCTGGATTCGCGCTTTTCGGTTTCTGGGCCACCGTCCTGCTCGCGCTCGTCGGGATCGCCGTGATCGTGGCGGTCAGCTATCCGGCGATCCATCACCTGCCACGTTGGATGCTCGCCGGCTGCGCCTCCGTCGCGACCTCGATCCTTTTGTTGCGCGGAATCCTTGGCGCGGTTTCGGACGTCGCACATTTCGGCTTGGTCGCGGATCCGCTTGAGATGTCGTTGTTGCGGTGGGATTTCGCGCTGTGGACGCCGTACTTTCTGGTCTGGGGAGTCCTTTGGGCCCTGATCCTCCGCCGATCCCTCATGAGCGCGCCGTAG
- a CDS encoding CbtB domain-containing protein: MSAISTPQARPEPIRIPVREILPWAIFVAALAVVLLYFVGAEEGATSLISGHYVHEYVHDARHLLGFPCH; encoded by the coding sequence GTGAGCGCCATCTCGACACCCCAGGCCAGGCCGGAGCCGATTCGCATTCCGGTCAGGGAAATCCTGCCGTGGGCCATTTTCGTCGCGGCACTGGCCGTCGTGCTGCTCTACTTCGTCGGTGCGGAGGAGGGCGCAACCTCGCTGATCTCCGGCCATTACGTGCACGAATACGTGCACGACGCGCGTCACCTGCTCGGCTTTCCCTGCCATTAA
- a CDS encoding histidine phosphatase family protein — translation MLTSRLTLISHAPTAATRAASFAIDDDDLLAPVPPIGLRAGTFLTGPERRCRRTAEGLGFAATVEPPLADLDVAAWRGRTLTEVDQADLALWLTDPAATPHGGESVESLIARVGAWLETVEGRTVAVTHAAVVRAALVHALAAPPRSFWRIDVSPLSRTALSRSGPSWTVSSVNLAVGSGPSSS, via the coding sequence ATGCTCACGTCGCGGCTTACGCTCATCAGCCACGCGCCGACGGCCGCGACACGCGCGGCCAGCTTCGCGATCGACGACGACGATCTGCTCGCGCCGGTGCCGCCCATCGGCCTGCGCGCCGGCACGTTCCTGACCGGCCCGGAGCGTCGATGCCGGCGTACGGCCGAAGGCCTCGGCTTCGCGGCGACCGTCGAGCCGCCTCTGGCCGACCTCGACGTGGCCGCGTGGCGCGGCCGTACGCTCACCGAGGTCGACCAGGCTGACCTGGCATTATGGCTGACCGACCCGGCCGCGACTCCGCACGGCGGCGAGTCCGTCGAGTCGCTGATCGCGCGGGTCGGCGCGTGGCTGGAGACCGTCGAGGGGCGTACGGTCGCCGTCACGCACGCCGCGGTCGTCCGCGCCGCGCTCGTCCACGCGCTCGCCGCGCCGCCGCGGTCCTTCTGGCGGATCGACGTCTCACCGCTCAGCCGCACGGCGTTGTCACGCTCCGGACCGTCCTGGACCGTCTCCTCGGTCAATCTCGCGGTTGGATCCGGACCGTCGTCCTCGTGA
- a CDS encoding DsbA family oxidoreductase, with the protein MNEPIKIDIWSDIACPWCYIGKRRLEAGLAETGVPVEIEYHSFELVPDMPVDYDGSHADFLSGHLGVTAEQVKEMNARVGGIAESVGLHYDFEHMHPANTVKAHQVLHLAKANGVQEAMKERLLAAYFLEGRNLADHAALANLAAEVGLDRDEVLRVLENDELVDAVRADQRLAARYGIRGVPFYVFAGKYGVSGAQESEVFAQVLRKVAEDG; encoded by the coding sequence GTGAACGAACCGATCAAAATCGACATCTGGTCCGATATCGCCTGTCCGTGGTGCTACATCGGCAAGCGACGGCTGGAGGCCGGCCTGGCCGAGACCGGTGTGCCGGTCGAGATCGAATACCACAGCTTCGAGCTGGTGCCGGACATGCCGGTCGACTACGACGGGTCGCACGCCGACTTCCTCTCCGGCCATCTCGGCGTCACGGCCGAGCAGGTCAAGGAGATGAACGCGCGAGTCGGCGGCATCGCGGAGTCGGTGGGGTTGCACTACGACTTCGAGCACATGCATCCGGCCAACACCGTGAAGGCGCACCAGGTGCTGCACCTGGCCAAGGCCAACGGTGTGCAGGAGGCGATGAAGGAGCGGCTGCTCGCGGCGTACTTCCTGGAAGGACGCAACCTCGCCGACCACGCCGCGCTCGCCAACCTGGCTGCCGAGGTCGGCCTGGACCGCGACGAAGTGCTGCGGGTGCTGGAAAACGACGAGCTGGTCGACGCCGTACGCGCGGACCAGCGGCTGGCCGCCCGTTATGGCATCCGCGGCGTGCCTTTCTATGTGTTCGCCGGAAAGTACGGCGTGTCAGGGGCGCAGGAGTCCGAGGTTTTCGCGCAGGTGTTGCGAAAGGTGGCTGAGGATGGCTGA